A stretch of the Flavobacterium sp. 5 genome encodes the following:
- a CDS encoding dihydrofolate reductase — protein MIIMIAAVAENNALGKNNELVWHLPNDFKRFKSLTTGHHIIMGRKTFESFPKPLPNRTHVIITRQKDYNPEGCIVVDSIEKALAVCPENETSFIIGGGEIYNLGLPFADQLEITRVHHSFDADAFFPEINSNDWKEVQTEFNPADDKHQFAYTYQTFTKI, from the coding sequence ATGATTATTATGATTGCTGCAGTTGCAGAAAATAATGCCTTAGGAAAGAACAATGAATTAGTTTGGCATTTACCTAATGATTTTAAAAGATTCAAATCCTTAACTACTGGTCATCATATAATAATGGGTAGAAAAACATTTGAAAGCTTCCCAAAACCACTCCCTAATAGAACGCATGTTATTATAACCAGACAAAAAGACTATAATCCTGAAGGTTGTATCGTGGTGGATAGTATAGAAAAAGCTCTTGCGGTTTGTCCAGAAAATGAAACTTCATTTATAATTGGTGGAGGAGAAATTTACAATTTAGGGCTTCCATTTGCTGATCAACTTGAAATCACAAGAGTACATCATAGTTTTGATGCAGATGCTTTTTTTCCAGAAATCAATTCTAATGATTGGAAAGAAGTTCAAACCGAGTTTAACCCTGCAGATGATAAACATCAATTTGCCTATACTTACCAAACGTTTACCAAAATCTAA
- a CDS encoding bifunctional nuclease family protein produces MSLVKLSIKGISYSQTQNGAYALILNEVDGERKLPIVIGAFEAQSIAIALEKEIKPPRPLTHDLFKNFAERFDIVVKQVIIHKLVDGVFYSSIICERDKIEEIIDARTSDAIALAIRFSAPIFTYKNILDKAGIYLKANPLESEASNEIEDILSNPETFGSTESNESGNTYSNHSLQELNELLAQAVEQEDYEKAAKIRDEISKR; encoded by the coding sequence ATGAGCTTAGTTAAATTATCTATAAAAGGAATTTCATACAGTCAAACTCAAAATGGCGCTTATGCGTTAATTTTAAATGAGGTTGATGGAGAAAGGAAATTACCTATCGTCATCGGAGCTTTCGAAGCCCAGTCTATTGCGATTGCTTTAGAAAAAGAGATTAAGCCACCTCGCCCTTTGACACACGATTTATTCAAGAATTTTGCAGAACGTTTCGATATTGTTGTGAAACAAGTAATTATCCACAAACTAGTCGATGGCGTTTTTTATTCTAGCATTATTTGCGAAAGAGATAAAATCGAAGAAATAATTGATGCCCGAACTTCAGATGCTATTGCTTTAGCTATTCGATTCAGCGCACCAATTTTTACCTATAAAAACATACTGGACAAAGCTGGAATTTATTTAAAAGCCAATCCACTTGAAAGTGAAGCATCCAATGAAATAGAGGATATACTTTCAAATCCAGAGACTTTTGGCAGTACCGAGAGTAACGAATCAGGTAATACCTATTCTAATCATAGTTTACAGGAGTTAAACGAATTATTAGCACAAGCCGTTGAGCAAGAAGATTACGAAAAAGCAGCTAAAATTCGAGACGAAATTTCAAAAAGATAA
- a CDS encoding 2TM domain-containing protein yields the protein MEKELHEQYEYARNRIKQKKRLYYHFVFFTLCSLFLFMAVYFFETAIELNWCIWIITLWLFIFVLHFIKVFITDRFMNKYWERDQIDRLVALQQKKITQLQSKIESNNSK from the coding sequence ATGGAAAAGGAATTACACGAACAATATGAATATGCCCGAAACCGCATAAAGCAAAAGAAAAGATTGTATTACCATTTTGTTTTCTTCACATTGTGCAGCCTTTTTTTATTTATGGCTGTCTATTTTTTTGAAACCGCAATAGAATTAAATTGGTGTATTTGGATTATTACTTTATGGCTATTTATTTTTGTGTTGCATTTCATAAAGGTTTTTATCACCGATCGATTCATGAATAAATATTGGGAAAGAGATCAAATTGACCGACTTGTAGCCTTACAACAAAAAAAAATTACTCAATTACAATCCAAAATTGAGAGCAATAATTCTAAATAA
- the fbaA gene encoding class II fructose-bisphosphate aldolase — protein MAHNIKPGVATGDQVQEIFNYAKEKGFALPAVNVIGSDTINGVLETAAKLNAPVIIQFSNGGAQFNAGKGLSNAGEKAAIAGGIAGAKHIHTLAEAYGATVILHTDHCAKKLLPWIDGLLDASEVHFAATGKPLFSSHMIDLSEEPIEENIEICKGYLERMSKMGMTLEIELGITGGEEDGVDNSDVDSSKLYTQPEEVAFAYEELSKVSPKFTIAAAFGNVHGVYKPGNVKLTPKILKNSQDFVQAKFNTGNNPVDFVFHGGSGSTLEEIREGISYGVVKMNIDTDLQFAFTEGIRDFMVNNIDYLKTQIGNPTGSDSPNKKYYDPRKWLREGESTFNARLEQAFADLNNVNTL, from the coding sequence ATGGCACACAATATTAAACCCGGAGTAGCTACAGGCGATCAAGTACAAGAAATATTCAATTATGCAAAAGAAAAAGGTTTTGCGCTTCCTGCTGTAAATGTTATAGGATCTGATACAATTAATGGAGTACTAGAAACTGCTGCTAAACTAAATGCACCAGTTATCATCCAATTTTCAAACGGAGGAGCACAATTTAATGCTGGAAAAGGACTTTCTAATGCTGGAGAAAAAGCAGCTATTGCTGGTGGTATTGCAGGAGCAAAACACATTCATACATTAGCAGAAGCATACGGAGCAACTGTTATTTTGCACACTGACCACTGTGCTAAAAAATTATTACCTTGGATTGACGGATTATTAGATGCTTCAGAAGTACATTTTGCAGCAACTGGAAAACCATTATTCTCTTCTCACATGATTGATTTATCTGAAGAGCCTATCGAAGAAAATATCGAAATCTGTAAAGGATATTTAGAAAGAATGAGTAAAATGGGAATGACTCTTGAAATCGAACTTGGAATCACTGGTGGTGAAGAAGACGGTGTAGACAACTCTGATGTAGACAGCTCAAAATTATATACACAACCAGAAGAAGTAGCTTTTGCTTACGAAGAATTATCAAAAGTTAGCCCAAAATTTACAATCGCTGCAGCTTTTGGAAACGTTCACGGTGTTTACAAACCAGGAAACGTAAAATTGACTCCAAAAATCTTAAAAAACTCTCAAGATTTCGTACAAGCTAAATTCAACACTGGAAACAATCCAGTTGATTTTGTTTTCCACGGAGGATCTGGTTCTACATTGGAAGAAATCAGAGAAGGAATTAGTTACGGTGTAGTAAAAATGAATATTGATACTGACTTACAATTTGCATTTACTGAAGGTATTCGCGACTTCATGGTTAACAATATTGACTACCTTAAAACTCAAATTGGAAATCCAACTGGTAGCGATTCTCCAAACAAAAAATACTACGACCCAAGAAAATGGTTACGTGAAGGTGAAAGCACATTCAACGCAAGACTTGAGCAAGCATTTGCTGACTTAAATAATGTGAATACATTATAA
- a CDS encoding BamA/TamA family outer membrane protein — protein MNKCFFSFIIKNNFAENFRQSILFKKKNSLAKISLFILISVFFYACNSEKRVPARKQLLVKNEIFENGKLLKNQTIYDQLYQQPNSSILGYRMLLNIYNLANPNPDSTFNLKYLNNKKKYDREVKWLSAKQVEGLRKSFWYLGIHEFLKETGEAPVIADTLRSIKSLTRLKSYYSNNGYFNIKASYKLDSLAPKKARFKYFLSTGNPYFIDSIKTKIKTPVLDSLYKQTKSSLTVGKQYKTEDFENEKNHISTYFRNHGAYLFQPNYINFDIDTINKKDKASVLLNIENYSYLENDSIKTEPFKIYKISNIKVYTDYSTANHNQPVKDSVTYNNMTLYGFKKIKYTPHAITDAIFITKGGVFNDNKTVLSTRYLNNLKTFNYPTIQYEVDKTDVTSQSLIANIYLTPRKKYSFGYTLDFTHSNIEDFGITGSVTETVRNVFNGAETLELSARGNIGASKDIANANDSFFNVSEYGIDAKLNFPRVLFPIKTEKIIPKSMIPSTIVSLGLSKQTNIGLDKENFTGSFSYNWTPKKNTTTRLDLLNFQFIRNLNPENYFHVYTSSYDALNNISKTYNTNPSYADSNGNLIIESGTTGFTNDVLTGQTTLTQNDPEFQNVNSIEQQRIRLTDNDFILATNFNFTKTSKKDLQDNDFYTFRTKIESAGTLLSAISEIGNIPKNQNGNYEIFNLEYSEYIKTEFDFIKHWSLSKSNIFAMRTFFGIAIPYGNSNTVPFSKSYYAGGSNDNRAWQPYNLGPGSSSFTNDFNEANMKIAISGEYRFSIAGKWGGALFADAGNIWNALDAVTYEAAKFDSIKDLTEIALGTGFGIRYDVSFFVVRLDVGFKTYNPAKEIGERWFTQYNFANSVFNFGINYPF, from the coding sequence ATGAATAAATGTTTTTTTTCCTTTATTATAAAAAATAATTTTGCCGAGAATTTTAGGCAATCTATACTTTTTAAGAAGAAAAATAGTCTTGCAAAAATATCATTATTTATCCTAATTAGTGTTTTTTTCTACGCTTGTAATTCAGAAAAAAGAGTTCCAGCTAGAAAACAGCTTCTTGTTAAAAATGAAATCTTTGAGAATGGCAAATTACTCAAAAACCAAACTATATATGATCAGCTGTATCAACAACCAAACAGTAGTATTTTAGGATACCGAATGCTATTGAATATCTACAATTTAGCCAATCCAAATCCGGATTCAACTTTCAATCTAAAATATTTAAATAACAAAAAAAAGTACGATAGAGAAGTTAAATGGCTTTCGGCAAAACAAGTAGAAGGACTTCGCAAATCTTTTTGGTATCTTGGCATTCATGAATTTTTAAAAGAAACAGGAGAAGCACCAGTAATTGCAGACACTTTAAGATCTATAAAGTCACTAACTAGACTTAAGAGCTATTATTCCAACAATGGCTATTTTAACATAAAAGCCTCCTATAAATTGGATTCTTTGGCACCAAAAAAAGCTCGATTTAAATACTTTTTGAGTACTGGAAATCCTTACTTTATTGATTCTATTAAAACAAAAATAAAAACTCCTGTTTTAGATTCTCTTTACAAACAGACTAAATCATCATTGACAGTAGGAAAACAATACAAAACAGAAGATTTCGAAAATGAAAAAAATCATATTAGCACCTATTTTAGAAACCATGGTGCTTATCTTTTTCAACCCAATTACATCAATTTTGACATTGATACCATCAATAAAAAAGACAAAGCATCAGTACTTTTAAACATTGAAAACTATTCTTATCTAGAAAATGACTCAATCAAAACTGAGCCTTTTAAAATATATAAAATTAGCAACATTAAAGTCTATACGGATTACTCGACTGCAAATCACAATCAACCTGTTAAGGACAGTGTGACCTACAACAATATGACTTTATATGGTTTTAAAAAAATAAAATACACTCCACATGCAATAACCGATGCCATTTTTATCACCAAAGGAGGAGTATTCAATGATAACAAAACTGTTTTATCTACTAGGTACTTAAATAATTTAAAAACTTTTAATTACCCAACTATACAATATGAAGTTGACAAGACGGATGTAACTTCACAGTCTTTGATTGCCAATATATACTTAACCCCACGAAAAAAATATAGTTTTGGCTATACTTTAGATTTCACACATTCAAATATTGAAGATTTCGGGATAACTGGAAGTGTTACCGAAACGGTACGAAATGTATTTAATGGTGCTGAAACATTAGAACTTTCAGCAAGAGGAAATATTGGTGCTTCCAAGGATATTGCAAATGCAAATGATAGTTTTTTCAATGTGTCTGAATATGGTATAGATGCAAAATTAAACTTTCCACGGGTACTATTTCCAATCAAAACAGAAAAAATCATCCCAAAAAGTATGATTCCTTCAACAATAGTTAGTCTTGGTCTATCCAAACAAACCAATATTGGATTGGACAAAGAAAACTTTACTGGTTCCTTTTCATACAATTGGACACCGAAGAAAAACACTACCACTCGTTTGGATCTTTTAAACTTTCAGTTTATTCGAAACCTAAATCCTGAAAATTATTTCCATGTTTATACAAGTTCTTATGATGCTTTAAATAACATTTCCAAAACCTATAATACAAATCCATCTTATGCAGATTCAAATGGAAATTTGATTATAGAAAGCGGAACAACAGGCTTTACAAATGATGTTTTAACTGGTCAAACCACATTAACCCAAAATGATCCTGAATTCCAGAATGTCAACAGTATTGAACAACAAAGAATACGACTTACTGACAATGATTTTATCTTGGCAACCAATTTTAATTTCACTAAAACCAGCAAAAAAGATTTACAAGACAATGATTTTTATACTTTTAGAACAAAAATAGAGTCCGCAGGAACTTTGCTATCTGCAATATCAGAAATTGGAAATATTCCTAAAAATCAAAATGGTAATTATGAAATTTTTAATTTAGAATATTCTGAGTATATAAAAACAGAATTTGATTTCATTAAACATTGGAGTCTTAGTAAATCCAACATATTTGCCATGCGAACCTTTTTTGGTATCGCTATACCTTACGGAAACTCAAATACAGTGCCGTTTTCAAAAAGTTACTATGCGGGGGGATCCAATGACAACAGAGCTTGGCAACCCTATAATCTTGGCCCAGGAAGTAGTTCTTTTACAAATGACTTTAACGAAGCCAATATGAAAATTGCCATTAGTGGTGAATATCGTTTCTCAATTGCAGGTAAATGGGGAGGAGCTTTATTCGCAGATGCAGGAAATATTTGGAATGCACTTGATGCTGTTACCTATGAAGCAGCAAAATTTGACAGTATAAAAGATTTAACTGAAATCGCATTAGGAACAGGATTTGGTATTCGATATGATGTAAGTTTCTTTGTTGTAAGACTCGATGTTGGCTTTAAAACCTACAATCCAGCCAAGGAAATCGGGGAAAGATGGTTTACCCAATATAATTTTGCAAACTCTGTATTTAATTTTGGGATCAATTACCCTTTCTAA
- a CDS encoding RNA methyltransferase, protein MLSKNQIKLISSLQQKKYRFANQLFFAEGVKVIQELVKSNFEMDHLYTTKEDFNAIASHKKTLIAENELNKISALTTPNTCLAVFKIPLENKIIESGLIVALDSIRDPGNMGTILRLCDWFGIKQLVCSKETVDIYNPKVVQATMGSIARVNVNYVDLEDFLEKTKLPVFGTFMDSDTIYKSTLPQEGIIVMGNEANGISENIEKLVTKRITIPRFGDLQITESLNVATATAIILSEFRRQS, encoded by the coding sequence ATGCTTAGTAAAAACCAAATAAAACTTATATCTAGTTTACAACAAAAAAAATATCGTTTTGCGAATCAATTATTTTTTGCTGAGGGTGTAAAAGTAATTCAAGAATTAGTAAAATCAAATTTTGAAATGGATCATCTTTATACAACGAAAGAAGATTTTAATGCGATTGCTTCTCATAAAAAGACGCTTATTGCTGAAAATGAGTTGAATAAAATTAGTGCTTTGACTACTCCAAATACTTGTTTGGCCGTATTTAAAATCCCTTTAGAAAATAAAATTATTGAATCTGGATTGATTGTTGCTCTCGATTCTATTAGAGATCCAGGTAATATGGGAACTATTCTTAGATTATGTGATTGGTTTGGAATTAAACAATTAGTTTGTTCAAAAGAAACTGTTGATATTTATAATCCGAAAGTGGTACAGGCTACTATGGGATCTATTGCTAGAGTAAATGTTAATTATGTTGATTTAGAAGATTTTTTGGAAAAAACTAAATTACCAGTTTTTGGAACATTTATGGATAGTGATACTATCTACAAATCAACTTTGCCTCAGGAAGGGATTATTGTTATGGGAAATGAAGCCAATGGAATATCTGAAAATATAGAAAAATTAGTCACAAAAAGAATTACAATTCCTCGTTTTGGAGATCTTCAAATTACCGAAAGCTTGAACGTAGCCACAGCTACAGCCATTATTTTAAGTGAATTTAGAAGACAAAGTTGA
- the accD gene encoding acetyl-CoA carboxylase, carboxyltransferase subunit beta has protein sequence MAWFKRQEKGITTATEDKMDIPKGLWYKSPTGKIIDADELARNLFVSPEDGFHVRIGSEAYFDILFDNNEFVELDKNMTSKDPLQFVDTKKYADRLKEVMEKTKLKDAVRTGVGKSKGKEVVICCMDFAFIGGSMGAVVGEKIARGIDHAIKNKLPFVMISKSGGARMMEAAYSLMQLAKTSVKLAQLSEAKLPYISLCTDPTTGGTTASYAMLGDINISEPGALIGFAGPRVVRDTTGKDLPEGFQTAEFLLEHGFLDFITPRKELKDKINLYLDLIQNNTIR, from the coding sequence ATGGCTTGGTTTAAAAGACAAGAAAAAGGAATCACTACGGCTACCGAAGACAAAATGGATATTCCAAAAGGGCTTTGGTACAAATCACCTACCGGAAAAATTATCGACGCTGATGAATTGGCACGTAATTTATTTGTAAGTCCCGAAGATGGTTTCCATGTTAGAATTGGAAGTGAAGCTTATTTTGATATTTTATTTGACAACAATGAGTTTGTTGAATTAGACAAAAATATGACTTCTAAAGATCCACTGCAATTTGTTGACACAAAAAAATATGCAGATCGACTGAAAGAAGTTATGGAAAAAACAAAACTTAAAGACGCTGTGCGTACTGGAGTTGGAAAATCCAAAGGAAAAGAAGTAGTAATTTGCTGTATGGATTTTGCCTTCATCGGCGGATCAATGGGAGCAGTTGTTGGAGAAAAAATCGCAAGAGGAATTGATCATGCTATCAAAAACAAATTGCCTTTTGTAATGATATCCAAATCTGGAGGAGCTAGAATGATGGAAGCCGCTTATTCTTTAATGCAATTGGCTAAAACATCTGTAAAACTAGCACAACTTTCTGAAGCAAAACTTCCTTATATTTCACTTTGTACTGATCCTACAACTGGAGGAACTACCGCATCTTATGCCATGTTAGGAGATATCAATATTTCAGAACCAGGAGCATTAATTGGTTTTGCCGGACCTCGTGTAGTAAGAGACACTACTGGTAAAGATTTACCAGAAGGATTTCAAACTGCTGAATTTCTATTAGAACATGGTTTCTTAGACTTTATAACACCAAGAAAAGAATTGAAAGACAAGATTAATTTATATCTTGATTTGATTCAAAATAATACAATTAGATAA
- a CDS encoding porin family protein: MKKIIVLILLSIAIKGNSQSKSIFSKDPIINLENWQKKKLYFGFYLGFNNYDFKIDYKTVGPDIQTDKSTGFNVGLVTNFRLQEYLDLRFEPGLYYSDRTLHYAPNSDFNSSSDAIREINSTYINFPLLLKFSALRTGNIRPYLLGGVSANLNLSSNSKSPDDNLEERFRVKTWTTNYEIGFGIDIFSEYFIFSPSIRGQFGISDELIRDKDPNSPWTGNIESMKSRAILINFTFH, from the coding sequence ATGAAAAAAATAATTGTATTAATTCTATTAAGCATTGCCATAAAAGGAAACTCCCAATCTAAAAGTATTTTTAGTAAGGATCCGATAATTAATCTCGAAAATTGGCAAAAGAAAAAACTCTATTTTGGTTTTTATTTAGGATTCAACAATTATGATTTCAAGATTGATTATAAAACAGTAGGCCCTGATATACAGACAGACAAATCAACAGGTTTTAATGTGGGATTAGTAACCAACTTTAGACTGCAAGAATATTTAGACTTACGTTTTGAGCCAGGACTTTATTATTCGGATAGAACTTTACATTATGCACCAAACTCAGATTTTAATTCCTCAAGTGATGCTATAAGAGAAATAAACAGCACTTATATTAATTTTCCATTATTATTGAAATTTTCTGCACTAAGAACTGGAAATATACGTCCTTACTTATTAGGAGGTGTATCCGCTAATTTAAATTTATCTAGTAATTCAAAATCTCCTGATGACAATCTCGAAGAACGTTTTAGAGTAAAAACGTGGACTACTAATTATGAAATAGGTTTTGGTATTGATATTTTTTCGGAGTATTTTATATTCTCTCCTTCGATTAGAGGTCAATTTGGAATTTCTGATGAATTGATTCGTGATAAAGACCCAAACAGTCCTTGGACTGGAAATATAGAATCTATGAAATCAAGAGCCATTTTAATCAATTTCACGTTTCATTAA
- a CDS encoding thymidylate synthase, which yields MKQYLDLVKHVLENGNQKGDRTGTGTKSVFGYQMRFDLSEGFPMVTTKKLHLKSIIYELLWFLKGDTNIKYLQENGVKIWDAWADSNGDLGPVYGHQWRNWNSEEIDQISELITELKTNPNSRRMLVSAWNPSVLPDTKKSFEENVANNKAALPPCHAFFQFYVASPDTAKEETKGKLSCQLYQRSADIFLGVPFNIASYALLTMMIAQVCDLEVGDFIHTFGDAHIYNNHFEQLELQLSREPKPLPKMILNPNIKNIFDFGFDDFTLEGYEPHALIKGSVAV from the coding sequence ATGAAACAATACCTAGACTTAGTAAAACACGTTTTAGAAAACGGAAATCAAAAAGGCGATCGAACAGGAACAGGAACCAAAAGTGTATTTGGCTACCAAATGCGATTTGATTTGAGCGAAGGTTTCCCAATGGTAACAACCAAAAAACTACATCTTAAATCTATTATTTATGAATTGCTTTGGTTCTTAAAAGGAGATACTAATATAAAATATCTTCAAGAAAACGGAGTAAAAATATGGGACGCTTGGGCTGATAGTAATGGTGATTTAGGTCCTGTTTACGGTCATCAATGGCGAAATTGGAACAGTGAAGAAATAGATCAAATTTCGGAACTTATTACCGAATTAAAAACCAATCCTAACAGCCGTAGAATGCTTGTTTCGGCATGGAACCCATCTGTATTACCAGACACCAAAAAATCATTTGAGGAAAATGTTGCTAACAATAAAGCGGCCCTACCTCCCTGTCATGCTTTTTTCCAATTTTATGTAGCCTCACCAGATACTGCTAAAGAAGAAACCAAAGGAAAACTTTCCTGTCAACTGTATCAACGCAGTGCAGATATATTTCTTGGAGTGCCATTTAATATTGCATCATACGCTTTACTAACAATGATGATCGCACAAGTTTGCGATCTTGAAGTTGGCGATTTCATACATACTTTTGGAGATGCCCATATTTACAACAATCATTTTGAACAACTTGAATTACAACTTAGCCGTGAACCCAAACCGTTGCCAAAAATGATATTAAATCCCAATATAAAAAACATCTTCGATTTCGGTTTCGACGATTTTACATTAGAGGGATATGAGCCACACGCCCTCATAAAAGGAAGTGTAGCTGTATAA
- a CDS encoding isoamylase early set domain-containing protein, producing MSVKKQFIKTKPVCKVTFSLEAKEADQVSVIGDFNDWKIEEGALSKLKNGTFKGTFELDKDSTYEFKYVVDGAYINEPEADSFKWNDFAGAENSVLVV from the coding sequence ATGTCAGTAAAAAAACAATTTATAAAAACGAAACCTGTTTGTAAAGTTACTTTTTCTTTAGAAGCAAAGGAAGCTGATCAAGTGTCGGTAATTGGTGATTTTAACGATTGGAAAATTGAAGAAGGTGCTTTAAGCAAATTGAAAAATGGAACTTTTAAAGGGACTTTTGAATTAGATAAAGATTCAACATATGAGTTTAAATATGTAGTTGATGGTGCTTATATAAATGAACCAGAAGCAGATTCGTTCAAATGGAATGATTTTGCAGGAGCAGAGAATAGTGTATTAGTAGTATAG
- the ubiE gene encoding bifunctional demethylmenaquinone methyltransferase/2-methoxy-6-polyprenyl-1,4-benzoquinol methylase UbiE, whose amino-acid sequence MPKEITPYKDSSLSKKEQVAKMFDNISGNYDNLNRVISFGIDVKWRKKVLKLVAETNPKTILDIATGTGDLAILMAQTGAEKITGLDISAGMLEIGEKKIKEKNLSQIIEMVLGDSESMPFADNHFDAITVAFGVRNFEHLETGLSEILRVLKPGGIFVILETSVPDKTPYKQGYNFYSKNILPLIGKLFSKDNVAYGYLSESAAAFPYGEALNNILRKTGFIMVNALPQTFGVATIYSASKK is encoded by the coding sequence ATGCCAAAAGAAATCACACCTTATAAAGACTCCTCTCTAAGTAAAAAAGAACAAGTAGCCAAAATGTTTGATAACATTTCCGGAAACTATGATAACCTAAACCGAGTTATTTCATTTGGCATTGATGTCAAATGGAGAAAAAAAGTTTTGAAATTGGTTGCAGAAACTAATCCTAAAACTATATTAGACATTGCTACTGGAACTGGAGATCTTGCTATTTTAATGGCGCAAACTGGAGCCGAAAAAATTACAGGTTTAGACATATCGGCTGGAATGCTTGAAATAGGCGAAAAAAAAATTAAAGAAAAAAATCTCTCTCAAATTATTGAAATGGTATTAGGAGATTCCGAAAGCATGCCTTTTGCAGATAATCATTTTGACGCTATAACGGTAGCTTTTGGCGTTAGAAATTTTGAACACCTTGAAACAGGACTTTCAGAAATCTTGAGAGTATTAAAACCTGGCGGAATATTTGTTATTCTAGAAACTTCGGTTCCAGATAAAACACCTTATAAACAAGGTTATAATTTTTACAGCAAAAACATTCTACCACTGATAGGAAAACTATTTTCAAAAGATAATGTAGCCTATGGATATTTATCAGAATCTGCTGCTGCTTTCCCTTACGGAGAAGCCTTAAACAATATTTTAAGAAAAACTGGGTTTATAATGGTGAATGCATTGCCTCAAACATTTGGCGTTGCAACTATTTACTCTGCTTCAAAAAAATAA
- a CDS encoding electron transfer flavoprotein subunit alpha/FixB family protein produces MSILIYAESAEGKFKKVALELASYAKKVAESLGTTVTAVTVNAGDVSELSKYGVDKVLKVNNDKLSGFTAKAYADVIKQAAQKEATKIVLLSSTTDSIYLASLVAVALEAGYASNVVGLPVSTSPFQVKRNAFSNKAFNITEINTDVKVLSIGKNSYGIFESASSLTEEDFNPTIGDGDFGVKVTSVEKVSGKVSIADADIVVSAGRGLKGPENWGMIEELAGVLGAATACSKPVSDLGWRPHGEHVGQTGKPVATNLYIAIGISGAIQHIAGINSSKVKVVINSDPEAPFFKVADYGVVGDAFEIVPQLIAKFKAFKEQQS; encoded by the coding sequence ATGTCAATATTAATATACGCAGAATCTGCAGAAGGAAAATTTAAAAAAGTAGCATTAGAATTAGCTTCTTATGCAAAAAAAGTAGCTGAATCATTAGGAACAACCGTTACAGCAGTGACCGTAAATGCTGGTGATGTTTCTGAATTATCAAAATACGGAGTTGATAAAGTTTTAAAAGTAAATAATGATAAATTAAGTGGTTTTACTGCAAAAGCATACGCTGATGTTATCAAGCAAGCGGCACAAAAAGAAGCAACCAAAATAGTTTTATTATCTTCTACAACAGATAGTATTTACTTAGCTTCATTAGTAGCAGTAGCATTAGAGGCTGGTTATGCTTCAAATGTTGTTGGCTTACCTGTAAGTACTTCACCATTTCAAGTAAAAAGAAATGCGTTTTCAAACAAAGCTTTCAACATCACAGAAATCAATACTGATGTAAAAGTATTATCTATTGGTAAAAACTCTTATGGTATTTTCGAAAGTGCTTCTTCATTAACCGAAGAAGATTTTAATCCAACTATTGGAGATGGTGATTTTGGAGTAAAAGTAACATCGGTAGAAAAAGTTTCAGGAAAAGTTTCAATTGCTGATGCTGATATCGTAGTTTCTGCAGGACGTGGTCTTAAAGGGCCTGAAAACTGGGGAATGATTGAAGAATTAGCTGGAGTTCTTGGAGCTGCAACTGCTTGTTCAAAACCAGTATCCGATTTAGGATGGAGACCTCACGGAGAACACGTAGGTCAAACAGGAAAACCAGTTGCAACTAATTTATATATTGCTATTGGAATCTCTGGAGCAATACAACATATTGCAGGAATTAACTCTTCTAAAGTAAAAGTAGTTATTAATAGTGATCCAGAAGCTCCTTTCTTTAAAGTTGCGGATTATGGAGTTGTTGGAGACGCATTTGAAATTGTACCTCAATTAATAGCCAAATTTAAAGCATTTAAGGAACAACAATCCTAA